The window CTGTCTGCCGCATGCCGTGATCGAAAGCGCCAGCGCAAGTGCCACGATTCGCTTCATCAAACACCGTCCCCGACGAGGAAAATGCCGACGGCATCCTCGATCCTGTCGATGGCCACGAACTCCATCTCCCGCCTCAGCGACTCGTCTATCTCCTCCAGATCCCTGGTATTGTCACGCGGCAGGAGGACCCTCCGGATGCCGGCGGAATGCGCCCCCAGGACCTTCTCCTTGAGTCCCCCTATCATCATCACCCTGCCGTGGAGCGTGAGCTCCCCGGTGACCGCCGAGTCCGCCCTGAGAGGTCTGCCGCAGACTGCCGAGAGGATCGAGAGGGCCATCGCCACGCCTGCGGAAGGGCCGTCCTTGGGAGTGGCTCCGGCGGGCACGTGGACGTGGATGTCCATCTTCTGGAAATCCGCCGTGCAGCCGTACTCCGAGGAATGAGCCCTGACCCAGGTCAGCGCGGCCTGCGCCGACTCCTTCATCACGTCGCCGAGCTGCCCCGTGAGCGAAAGCTTTCCCGTGCCCGGCATCGTCGTGCTCTCGACGAAGAGGATCTCCCCCCCCGCCTCGGTCCAGGCGCTGTCTCTTATACAC of the Candidatus Fermentibacter sp. genome contains:
- a CDS encoding S16 family serine protease yields the protein CIRDSAWTEAGGEILFVESTTMPGTGKLSLTGQLGDVMKESAQAALTWVRAHSSEYGCTADFQKMDIHVHVPAGATPKDGPSAGVAMALSILSAVCGRPLRADSAVTGELTLHGRVMMIGGLKEKVLGAHSAGIRRVLLPRDNTRDLEEIDESLRREMEFVAIDRIEDAVGIFLVGDGV